TGAGAATGAAGTTGGCCAATTGGTTCGCACTTTTGATATCGGGTCAAAACCATCTGGTGACACGCGTGTTGAGTGGGACGGAAAAGACGAAGACGGTAATCCATTGCCGGCCGGTAAATACAACGTGAAAGCGTCGGGTTTATTGGAAGGTGAGAACACAGAGTTCCAAGTGTCGAGTTATGCGAACGTGAACAGTGTGCTTCTTGGTAAAGGTGATGGCAACGTACTACTCAATCTGGCTGGTTTTACATCGCCAGTACGACTTGCTGAAGTACTAGAAGTTGGTAAAGCGTAGCTCTTTTTAGAGTGATTATGCTAGCTAGATTAGGAGAATATTGGAATGTCATATGTATCTTTAAGCGGTCTATCCGCTGCACAATTAGACCTGAATACAACCAGTAACAACATTGCGAACGCAAACACATTTGGCTTTAAAGAGTCTCGTGCGGAGTTCGGGGATGTTTACTCAAGCTCGTTGTTCACTAACGCAAAAACGACGCCAGGAGGCGGTGCGCAAGCTAGCCAAGTGGCACAACAGTTCCATGAAGGTTCAAGTATCTATACGAATAACCCAATGGACTTGCGTGTAAGTGGTACAGGTTTCTTTGCAGTATCGAAAGACCGTATGGTGCCAGAGATCAATGAACTAACGCGTAATGGTGCATTTCACCTAAACAAAGACAACTACATGGTTACGGCCAATGATGAGTTTCTTTTAGGCTATGATGTTGATCCAAATACCGGTGAAGTTCTTTCTTACGCACCAAAGCCTCTCGACATTCCAGCTGAGTTTGGTAAGCCTAAACAGACAGAAAACATTGAAGTAGGGGTTAACCTTCCTGCGAACGGTGATCTTAAAGACCCGGCAACATTTGACTTCAAAGATCCAGATACCTATAACCGTGCAACGTCTTCGACGGTCTACGATTCTATGGGACAGTCTTACAAGTTAACGACTTACTACCTAAAAGATCAGACTCAACCGAATACTTGGCAAACGTACTACACCATGTCAGATGAAACGGGCGAGAAGCCGGTAAATATTACTGGTGGCGACGCGACGAATTCAGCAGGTCATGTTGGTCACACCATGAAATTCAACAATGACGGTACCTTAGCAAGCCTTAACAGTGGTCAGCCAATTCTATCTGATCCTATCGGCGCTGGTGAGAACGCAATTGATTTGAACGGTGCAGATCCGACACAGGTACTTAACTTTGGTCTGGATTCTTCAACTCAGTTTGCCGCTCCATTCGAACTGTCTAGGTTTGATGAAGATGGCGCGACAACTGGTTTCTTAACGAAAATCGATTTCGATGAGTACGGCAGTGTTCTAGGCAGTTACTCAAACGGTGAAAATGTGATACTAGGCCGCGTAGGTTTAGTTCGTGTACCTAATGAGCATGGTCTAGATAAGAAAGGCGGCACTCAATGGGATTCTACTAACGCTTCAGGTGATAAAATCTGGGGTGAATCAAATAAAGGTTCATTTGGTAGTATCAACAATGGCTCACTAGAGCAGTCGAATATCGACATGACTCAAGAATTGGTTGATTTGATTTCTGCTCAACGTAACTTCCAAGCGAACTCTCGTTCTCTAGAAGTACACAACCAACTACAACAGAATATTCTTCAGATTCGTTAATCGTTTCGAGCGTTTGAATCATCTGCGAATACCCAATTCAATGTTATTGAATTGGGTATTGTTGATGAATTACGT
Above is a window of Vibrio atlanticus DNA encoding:
- the flgE gene encoding flagellar hook protein FlgE — translated: MSYVSLSGLSAAQLDLNTTSNNIANANTFGFKESRAEFGDVYSSSLFTNAKTTPGGGAQASQVAQQFHEGSSIYTNNPMDLRVSGTGFFAVSKDRMVPEINELTRNGAFHLNKDNYMVTANDEFLLGYDVDPNTGEVLSYAPKPLDIPAEFGKPKQTENIEVGVNLPANGDLKDPATFDFKDPDTYNRATSSTVYDSMGQSYKLTTYYLKDQTQPNTWQTYYTMSDETGEKPVNITGGDATNSAGHVGHTMKFNNDGTLASLNSGQPILSDPIGAGENAIDLNGADPTQVLNFGLDSSTQFAAPFELSRFDEDGATTGFLTKIDFDEYGSVLGSYSNGENVILGRVGLVRVPNEHGLDKKGGTQWDSTNASGDKIWGESNKGSFGSINNGSLEQSNIDMTQELVDLISAQRNFQANSRSLEVHNQLQQNILQIR